From one Pseudactinotalea sp. HY158 genomic stretch:
- the tkt gene encoding transketolase, which translates to MNVSAPKVASLNWSEVDVKAVAVAKALAADAVEKCGSGHPGAPISLAPAAYLLYQHVMTSDPADPHWLGRDRFVLSNGHACLLQYIQLYLGGFGLELDDIEHLRTWGSRTPGHPEVNHTPGIEVTTGPLGQGIAMAVGVAMAARRERGLLDPDAAPGTSPFDHHVYCVVGDGCLQEGVSSEASSLAGTQNLGNLITIWDDNRISIEGHTSIAFTEDVCARYEAYGWHVQEVDWTHGGTEYFEDVDALHAALVAAKAERDRPSFIRLKTIMAWPSPTKQDTGDAHGAKLGTEEVAGLKENLGLDPAGIFDVPADVIDHTRGLVERGAALRAQWDVSYEAWRQANPERAALLDRLRARELPGGWDAVLPHFPAGTAVATRAASGKVLAALAPELPELWGGSADLAGSNNTTMPDVPSFFPAERSSDTFQGDEYGRTLHFGIREFAMAAILNGISINGLTRAYGGTFLTFSDYMRPAVRLAALQEAGSIFVWTHDSIGLGEDGPTHQPIEHLAALRAIPQLSVVRPADANETAAAWAEVLRRPGHAAGLALTRQGVPTFPRGTDGFASVDGVARGAYVLIDSSTPTPDVILIGTGSEVQHAVAAREQLEAAGIGTRVVSAPCLEWFDAEDAEYRESVLPAAVRARVSIEAGVAMPWFKYLGTAGRAVSIEHFGASADAATLFREFGFTPEAVVAAAKESIAADAG; encoded by the coding sequence GTGAACGTCTCCGCCCCGAAGGTCGCCTCCCTCAACTGGTCCGAGGTCGATGTCAAGGCCGTGGCCGTGGCCAAGGCACTCGCCGCCGACGCGGTCGAGAAGTGCGGCAGCGGCCACCCCGGCGCGCCGATCAGCCTGGCCCCCGCGGCCTATCTGCTCTACCAGCACGTCATGACCTCCGACCCGGCCGACCCGCACTGGCTCGGCCGCGACCGCTTCGTGCTCTCGAACGGCCACGCCTGCCTGCTCCAGTACATCCAGCTGTACCTGGGCGGTTTCGGCCTCGAGCTCGACGACATCGAGCACCTGCGCACGTGGGGCTCGCGCACCCCCGGGCACCCCGAGGTGAACCACACCCCGGGCATCGAGGTGACCACCGGGCCGCTCGGTCAGGGGATCGCGATGGCCGTCGGGGTCGCGATGGCCGCGCGCCGTGAGCGCGGGCTCCTCGACCCCGACGCCGCGCCCGGAACCTCCCCGTTCGACCACCACGTCTACTGCGTCGTGGGCGACGGCTGCCTGCAGGAGGGCGTCTCCTCCGAGGCCTCCTCCCTCGCCGGCACGCAGAACCTCGGCAACCTCATCACGATCTGGGACGACAACCGCATCTCGATCGAGGGCCACACCTCGATCGCGTTCACCGAGGACGTCTGCGCCCGCTACGAGGCCTACGGCTGGCACGTGCAGGAGGTCGACTGGACCCACGGCGGCACCGAGTACTTCGAGGACGTCGACGCCCTGCACGCCGCGCTCGTGGCCGCGAAGGCCGAGCGGGACCGCCCCTCGTTCATCCGCCTCAAGACCATCATGGCCTGGCCGAGCCCGACCAAGCAGGACACCGGCGACGCCCACGGCGCCAAGCTCGGCACCGAGGAGGTCGCGGGCCTGAAGGAGAACCTCGGCCTCGACCCCGCGGGGATCTTCGACGTGCCCGCCGACGTCATCGACCACACCCGCGGCCTGGTCGAGCGCGGCGCCGCGCTGCGGGCGCAGTGGGACGTGAGCTACGAGGCGTGGCGGCAGGCGAACCCGGAGCGGGCGGCCCTGCTCGACCGTCTGCGCGCCCGCGAGCTGCCGGGCGGCTGGGACGCCGTCCTCCCGCACTTCCCCGCGGGCACGGCCGTGGCCACCCGCGCCGCCTCCGGCAAGGTGCTCGCCGCCCTCGCCCCGGAGCTGCCCGAACTGTGGGGCGGCTCGGCCGACCTGGCCGGGTCGAACAACACGACGATGCCGGACGTGCCCTCGTTCTTCCCGGCGGAGCGCTCGAGCGACACGTTCCAGGGCGACGAGTACGGGCGCACCCTGCACTTCGGGATCCGCGAGTTCGCCATGGCCGCGATCCTCAACGGCATCTCGATCAACGGCCTCACCCGCGCCTACGGCGGCACGTTCCTCACGTTCTCCGACTACATGCGCCCGGCCGTGCGGCTCGCGGCCCTGCAGGAGGCCGGGAGCATCTTCGTGTGGACCCACGACTCCATCGGACTCGGGGAGGACGGCCCCACCCACCAGCCGATCGAGCATCTCGCCGCGCTCCGGGCGATCCCGCAGCTGTCGGTCGTGCGGCCCGCGGACGCGAACGAGACCGCCGCGGCCTGGGCCGAGGTGCTGCGCCGCCCCGGCCACGCCGCCGGCCTCGCCCTCACCCGCCAGGGCGTGCCCACCTTCCCGCGCGGGACGGACGGTTTCGCGAGTGTGGACGGCGTCGCCCGGGGCGCGTACGTGCTCATCGACTCCTCCACGCCCACCCCGGACGTCATCCTCATCGGCACCGGTTCCGAGGTTCAGCACGCCGTGGCCGCCCGGGAGCAGCTCGAGGCCGCCGGGATCGGCACCCGGGTCGTGTCCGCGCCGTGCCTCGAGTGGTTCGACGCCGAGGACGCCGAGTACCGCGAGTCCGTGCTGCCGGCGGCCGTCCGGGCCCGCGTGAGCATCGAGGCGGGCGTGGCGATGCCGTGGTTCAAGTACCTCGGCACCGCGGGCCGGGCCGTCTCGATCGAGCACTTCGGCGCCTCGGCGGACGCTGCCACGCTGTTCCGCGAGTTCGGCTTCACCCCCGAGGCCGTCGTGGCCGCGGCGAAGGAATCGATCGCGGCCGACGCCGGTTGA
- a CDS encoding heme o synthase codes for MSVRDRIGGFVALTKPRIIELLLVTTVPTMVLAAGGWPGEGALDGLLLVIATVIGGTLAAGSANTFNMWYDRDIDAIMSRTQKRPLVTGVVSPVAALVFAFVLAAASVLWLGLLVNWLAAWLALAANAMYSIGYTILLKRHTTQNIVWGGAAGCMPVLIGWAAVTDSLGWAPVLLFGIIFFWTPPHYWPLSMKFKKDYADAGVPMLPVSAPAPLVAWQMVAYAAAMIGCSLALVPVAGMGWFYGIVALAAGAWFGLLCVQLWRRARSGARKLLAMKVFHGSITYLTIVFLAVLVDPFLPF; via the coding sequence GTGAGCGTCCGCGATCGCATCGGCGGCTTCGTCGCGTTGACCAAGCCGCGCATCATCGAGCTCCTGCTCGTGACCACCGTGCCCACGATGGTCCTGGCGGCCGGGGGCTGGCCCGGGGAGGGTGCGCTCGACGGCCTCCTGCTCGTGATCGCGACCGTGATCGGCGGCACCCTCGCGGCCGGCAGCGCGAACACGTTCAACATGTGGTACGACCGCGACATCGACGCGATCATGAGCCGCACGCAGAAGCGTCCGCTCGTGACCGGGGTCGTGAGCCCGGTCGCCGCGCTCGTGTTCGCCTTCGTGCTCGCCGCGGCCTCGGTGCTGTGGCTCGGGCTCCTCGTCAACTGGCTCGCGGCCTGGCTCGCCCTCGCCGCGAACGCCATGTACTCGATCGGGTACACGATCCTCCTCAAGCGCCACACCACCCAGAACATCGTCTGGGGCGGCGCGGCCGGCTGCATGCCCGTGCTCATCGGCTGGGCGGCCGTGACCGATTCGCTCGGCTGGGCACCCGTGCTGCTGTTCGGGATCATCTTCTTCTGGACCCCGCCCCACTACTGGCCGCTGAGCATGAAGTTCAAGAAGGACTACGCCGACGCGGGTGTGCCGATGCTGCCCGTCTCGGCTCCGGCCCCGCTCGTGGCCTGGCAGATGGTCGCCTACGCGGCGGCGATGATCGGCTGCTCCCTCGCGCTCGTCCCGGTCGCCGGGATGGGTTGGTTCTACGGGATCGTGGCGCTCGCCGCGGGTGCCTGGTTCGGCCTCCTGTGCGTGCAGCTGTGGCGCCGGGCACGCTCCGGTGCGCGCAAGCTGCTCGCGATGAAGGTGTTCCACGGCTCCATCACGTATCTCACGATCGTGTTCCTGGCCGTGCTCGTCGATCCGTTCCTGCCCTTCTGA
- a CDS encoding site-specific tyrosine recombinase XerD, with protein sequence MTSPGTAGDLPAGLGTPLRQYLDHLAVERGASSHTQAAYRRDLQRYVRYLQERGVDDVARVRERDVAEYVEALRTGTDGGSALSASSTARAVVAVRGWHRFQLQEGRSAEDPSRRVRPPGGMKALPKAIGLDQVNRLLSGAEAAPDPLGLRDRALVEVLYGTGARISEAVGLAVDDVETGQAPAIRLFGKGRKERVVPIGRYAVEAIEAYLVRCRPVLMQAGGGHGALFVNQRGNPLSRQSAWAILQAAADRGGLDAHISPHTLRHSYATHLLSGGADVRVVQELLGHASVATTQIYTMVSPDTLREIYTAAHPRALG encoded by the coding sequence ATGACCAGCCCCGGGACCGCTGGGGACCTCCCGGCCGGACTGGGCACGCCGCTGCGCCAGTACCTCGACCATCTCGCGGTCGAGCGCGGCGCCTCGAGCCATACCCAGGCGGCGTACCGCCGCGACCTGCAGCGCTACGTGCGGTATCTGCAGGAGCGGGGTGTGGACGACGTCGCCCGCGTCCGGGAGCGGGACGTCGCCGAGTACGTCGAGGCCCTCCGTACGGGTACGGACGGCGGCAGCGCGCTGTCCGCCTCGTCCACGGCCCGGGCGGTGGTCGCCGTGCGCGGCTGGCACCGGTTCCAGCTGCAGGAGGGGCGGTCCGCCGAGGATCCGTCGCGGCGGGTGCGGCCCCCGGGCGGGATGAAGGCGCTGCCCAAGGCGATCGGGCTCGACCAGGTGAACCGGCTGCTCTCGGGCGCCGAGGCGGCCCCGGACCCGCTCGGCCTGCGCGATCGCGCGCTGGTCGAGGTGCTCTACGGCACGGGGGCCCGGATCAGCGAGGCGGTCGGTCTGGCGGTCGACGACGTCGAGACGGGGCAGGCCCCCGCGATCCGGCTCTTCGGCAAGGGCCGCAAGGAGCGGGTCGTGCCGATCGGGCGGTACGCGGTCGAGGCGATCGAGGCGTACCTCGTGCGGTGCCGACCCGTGCTCATGCAGGCCGGCGGCGGACACGGCGCGCTGTTCGTCAACCAGCGGGGCAATCCGCTGTCCCGGCAGAGCGCCTGGGCGATCCTGCAGGCGGCGGCCGACCGCGGCGGCCTCGACGCCCACATCTCCCCGCACACCCTGCGACACTCCTATGCCACGCACCTGCTCTCCGGCGGCGCCGATGTACGGGTGGTGCAGGAGCTCCTCGGTCACGCCTCGGTGGCCACGACCCAGATCTACACGATGGTCAGCCCCGACACGCTCCGGGAGATCTACACCGCGGCTCACCCCCGCGCCCTCGGCTGA
- a CDS encoding MFS transporter, translated as MAERDTGRGSGRDAGQDDGRDTGRVDGGSAVAVHRRTWRLEDVTVADPEAMRRSVTGTAVGNFMEWYDFGVYAYLATVIAQVFFPSGASGTASLIGTFGILAASFLVRPLGGFVLGPLGDRIGRRRVLMVTITLMACATTATGLLPGYDSWGPWGSGIGFWAAILLLVTRMVQGFSTGGEYVGAMTYIDEHAPDRRRGFLAGFLPVGTLSGYICGAALVTGLTAGLSQDAMLAWGWRIPFLLGGPLGLVALYMRLRLQETPAFEKLTEEEKAGSEGGGAQQFRQTVVEQWPRLLVCMGLVLTFNVTNYMLSGYLPTYLESIASLSSTVALVIVTAVMLVLAAAVLFVARLSDAVGRKPVMWTGCGLLVVASIPAFALMRSGEHLVVFLGVLIVGIMLLCFNSTEPSTLPALFPTNVRYGALAVAFNISVSAFGGTTPLISEGLVSWTGNEMMPAYVLIVAGIVGIVCVFFTPETARRRLPGGSPTVATDDEARYVAETGTIEDPGESAGGITETEAGTENTENTENTVGREGPEGPDGTEGPDGTEGTERERR; from the coding sequence ATGGCCGAGCGAGACACCGGGCGAGGTAGCGGGCGAGATGCCGGGCAGGACGACGGGCGAGACACCGGGCGCGTCGACGGTGGCTCCGCGGTGGCCGTCCACCGACGGACGTGGCGGCTGGAGGACGTCACGGTCGCCGATCCGGAGGCGATGCGCCGATCGGTGACCGGGACCGCGGTCGGCAACTTCATGGAGTGGTACGACTTCGGCGTCTACGCCTATCTCGCGACCGTCATCGCCCAGGTGTTCTTCCCCTCGGGCGCCTCGGGCACGGCCTCGTTGATCGGCACCTTCGGGATCCTCGCCGCCTCGTTCCTCGTGCGCCCGCTCGGAGGGTTCGTGCTCGGCCCGCTGGGCGACCGGATCGGACGCCGGCGGGTCCTCATGGTCACGATCACGCTCATGGCCTGCGCGACCACGGCGACGGGCCTCCTGCCGGGTTATGACAGCTGGGGCCCGTGGGGGAGCGGCATCGGCTTCTGGGCGGCGATCCTGCTCCTGGTCACCCGGATGGTGCAGGGCTTCTCGACCGGCGGCGAGTACGTCGGGGCGATGACCTACATCGACGAGCACGCCCCGGATCGTCGCCGCGGATTCCTCGCGGGCTTCCTGCCCGTGGGCACCCTGTCCGGCTACATCTGCGGCGCGGCGCTGGTCACCGGGTTGACGGCGGGCCTCTCCCAGGACGCGATGCTCGCGTGGGGATGGCGGATCCCGTTCCTGCTCGGCGGGCCGCTCGGCCTCGTCGCGCTGTACATGCGGCTGCGGCTCCAGGAGACGCCGGCCTTCGAGAAGCTCACCGAGGAGGAGAAGGCGGGCTCCGAGGGCGGCGGGGCCCAGCAATTCCGACAGACGGTCGTCGAGCAGTGGCCGCGGCTGCTCGTGTGCATGGGGCTCGTGCTCACGTTCAACGTGACGAACTACATGCTCAGCGGGTACCTGCCGACCTACCTCGAGAGCATCGCCTCCCTCTCGAGCACCGTCGCGCTCGTCATCGTCACCGCGGTCATGCTCGTGCTGGCGGCGGCGGTGCTGTTCGTGGCGCGGCTCTCCGATGCGGTCGGGCGCAAGCCGGTCATGTGGACCGGCTGCGGGCTTCTCGTCGTGGCCTCGATCCCGGCGTTCGCGCTCATGCGTTCCGGTGAGCATCTCGTGGTGTTCCTCGGGGTGCTGATCGTCGGCATCATGTTGTTGTGCTTCAACAGCACGGAGCCCTCGACCCTGCCCGCGCTGTTCCCCACGAACGTGCGCTATGGGGCGCTGGCGGTGGCCTTCAACATCTCCGTCTCGGCCTTCGGCGGCACGACGCCGCTCATCTCCGAGGGGCTCGTCTCCTGGACCGGGAACGAGATGATGCCCGCCTACGTCCTCATCGTCGCCGGCATCGTGGGAATCGTGTGCGTGTTCTTCACGCCCGAGACCGCGCGCCGGCGGCTCCCCGGCGGGAGCCCGACCGTCGCCACGGACGACGAGGCGCGCTATGTCGCCGAGACCGGCACGATCGAGGATCCGGGGGAGTCCGCGGGTGGGATCACCGAGACCGAGGCCGGCACAGAGAACACAGAGAACACAGAGAACACAGTGGGCAGAGAGGGCCCAGAGGGCCCAGATGGCACAGAGGGCCCAGACGGCACAGAGGGCACCGAGCGCGAGCGGCGCTGA
- a CDS encoding ParA family protein — MSTDDLAPVPNFPEPPALTGHGPARIIAMCNQKGGVGKTTTTINLGAALAECGRRVLIVDFDPQGAASAGLGVSAHELDESIYTVLMSPRSDVREVIHRTSVEGLDVVPANIDLSAAEVQLVSEVAREQALTRVLRPVLDDYDVILVDCQPSLGLLTVNALTAAHGVIIPLETEFFALRGVALLVETIDKVRDRLNPRLHTDGILATMYDGRTLHAREVLERVREAFGDKVFTTVIARTIKFPDASVATESILTYAPTHAGAHAYRALARELISRGDVA; from the coding sequence ATGAGCACCGACGATCTTGCGCCCGTTCCGAACTTCCCGGAGCCCCCTGCCCTGACCGGGCACGGCCCGGCGCGGATTATTGCCATGTGCAACCAGAAGGGCGGCGTCGGCAAGACGACCACGACCATCAACCTGGGTGCGGCGCTCGCCGAGTGCGGTCGCCGCGTGCTCATCGTGGACTTCGATCCCCAGGGCGCGGCCTCCGCCGGCCTCGGCGTCAGCGCCCACGAGCTCGACGAGTCGATCTACACCGTGCTCATGTCGCCCCGCTCGGACGTGCGCGAGGTCATCCACCGCACCTCGGTCGAGGGCCTCGACGTCGTGCCCGCGAACATCGACCTGTCGGCCGCCGAGGTGCAGCTGGTCTCCGAGGTCGCCCGCGAACAGGCGCTCACGCGGGTGCTGCGGCCCGTGCTCGACGACTACGACGTCATCCTCGTCGACTGCCAGCCCTCCCTCGGGCTCCTCACCGTCAACGCCCTCACGGCCGCACACGGGGTGATCATCCCGCTCGAGACCGAGTTCTTCGCGCTGCGGGGGGTCGCCCTCCTGGTCGAGACCATCGACAAGGTGCGCGACCGCCTCAACCCGCGCCTGCACACCGACGGCATCCTCGCCACGATGTACGACGGGCGCACGCTGCACGCCCGGGAGGTGCTCGAGCGGGTGCGCGAGGCGTTCGGCGACAAGGTCTTCACCACGGTGATCGCCCGCACGATCAAGTTCCCGGACGCCTCGGTGGCCACCGAGTCGATCCTCACGTATGCGCCCACCCACGCCGGGGCCCACGCCTACCGGGCGCTCGCGCGCGAACTCATCTCCCGTGGCGACGTCGCCTGA
- a CDS encoding ScpA family protein — translation MRPPTPGPTPTGRSRANSSPVATSPDPPADPRREFEVTLENFSGPFDLLLQLIARRRLDVTEVALAVVTDEFISYIRGQGGWDLSQASEFLVIAATLLDLKAARLLPSGTVDDTEDLELLEARDLLFARLLQYRAFKEVAGWLEGRWHDEGRSLPREVGLEPAFAAVLPELVMQIGAEDLARLAAGAMAPKEPPPGVDLTHLHHPVVSVREQAAVLVERLRRSRAATFRDLVADAESLGHVVARFLALLELFREQLVGFEQAVPLGDLTVRWTGQDEGTVNIGDDFDEERS, via the coding sequence ATGCGCCCACCCACGCCGGGGCCCACGCCTACCGGGCGCTCGCGCGCGAACTCATCTCCCGTGGCGACGTCGCCTGACCCGCCTGCAGACCCCCGGCGCGAATTCGAGGTCACGCTCGAGAACTTCTCGGGCCCCTTCGACCTGCTCCTGCAGCTCATCGCCCGCCGGCGGCTGGACGTGACCGAGGTGGCGCTCGCCGTCGTCACGGACGAGTTCATCTCCTATATCCGCGGCCAGGGCGGCTGGGACCTGTCGCAGGCGAGCGAGTTCCTCGTCATCGCCGCGACCCTCCTCGACCTCAAGGCCGCGCGGCTGCTGCCCTCGGGCACGGTCGACGACACCGAGGACCTCGAACTCCTCGAGGCCCGGGACCTGCTCTTCGCCCGGCTGCTGCAGTATCGGGCATTCAAGGAGGTGGCCGGCTGGCTCGAGGGGCGCTGGCACGACGAGGGCCGCTCCCTGCCCCGTGAGGTCGGACTCGAACCGGCCTTCGCTGCGGTGCTGCCCGAGCTGGTCATGCAGATCGGGGCCGAGGACCTGGCCCGCCTCGCGGCGGGCGCCATGGCGCCGAAGGAGCCACCCCCGGGCGTGGACCTGACGCACCTGCACCATCCGGTGGTGAGCGTGCGGGAGCAGGCCGCGGTCCTCGTCGAGCGGTTGCGACGGAGCCGGGCGGCCACCTTCCGGGATCTCGTGGCCGACGCCGAGTCGCTCGGCCACGTCGTGGCCCGCTTCCTCGCGCTGCTCGAGCTCTTCCGCGAGCAGCTCGTGGGCTTCGAGCAGGCGGTCCCGCTCGGCGATCTCACCGTGCGCTGGACGGGGCAGGACGAGGGTACCGTGAACATCGGCGACGATTTCGACGAGGAGCGCTCATGA
- the scpB gene encoding SMC-Scp complex subunit ScpB — MRSPASTGPQQDDDTGADQGAGGVPAAIEAILMVADEPVSATRLAAVLAVPRAVVLEALHALSGQYAGRGFVLREVGRGWRFYSHPDYADVVTEFVRDGQTARLTQAALETLAVVAYRQPISRGRIAGIRGVNVDSVVRTLTTRGLVTETGTDVETGAVLYATTDVFLERLGLRGLDELPPLAPYLPEVEALDDVDAPR, encoded by the coding sequence ATGAGGAGCCCAGCGAGCACCGGGCCGCAGCAGGACGACGACACGGGGGCCGACCAGGGCGCCGGGGGTGTGCCCGCCGCGATCGAGGCGATCCTCATGGTCGCCGACGAGCCCGTGTCCGCTACGCGCCTGGCCGCGGTGCTCGCGGTGCCGCGGGCCGTGGTGCTCGAGGCCCTGCACGCGCTGTCCGGGCAGTACGCGGGCCGCGGCTTCGTGCTGCGGGAGGTGGGCCGCGGCTGGCGGTTCTACTCCCACCCGGACTACGCCGACGTCGTCACCGAGTTCGTGCGGGACGGTCAGACGGCGCGGCTCACCCAGGCGGCGCTCGAGACCCTCGCGGTCGTCGCCTACCGCCAGCCGATCTCCCGCGGCCGCATCGCCGGCATCCGCGGCGTGAACGTCGACTCCGTCGTGCGGACGCTCACGACCCGGGGGCTGGTGACCGAGACGGGGACCGACGTCGAGACCGGTGCCGTGCTCTACGCCACGACCGACGTGTTCCTCGAGCGGCTAGGATTGCGCGGTTTGGACGAGTTGCCGCCGCTGGCGCCGTACCTGCCCGAGGTCGAGGCGCTGGACGACGTCGACGCGCCGCGATGA
- a CDS encoding pseudouridine synthase has product MTDRHEPTGVRLQKVLAGAGVGSRRACEVLIAAGRVSVGGVTVRELGTRVDPATAVIHVDGLRVQLDEGLVTLALNKPRGVVSTMNDERGRPDLSEFVGARPERLFHVGRLDAETEGLLLLTNDGELAHRLAHPSYEVSKTYVARVQGRVSRGLGRRLLAGVELEDGPAAVDRFTVLEQAADASLVQVVLHEGRNHIVRRLLAEVGHPVTRLSRTDFGPIHLGTLKPGRTRVVGGQELGRLMRAVDL; this is encoded by the coding sequence ATGACCGACCGACACGAACCCACCGGGGTGCGACTGCAGAAGGTGCTCGCGGGGGCCGGGGTGGGCTCGCGCCGCGCCTGCGAGGTGCTCATCGCCGCCGGCCGGGTGAGCGTCGGCGGCGTGACCGTGCGCGAGCTCGGCACCCGGGTCGATCCCGCGACGGCCGTCATCCACGTCGACGGGCTGCGGGTTCAGCTGGACGAGGGGCTGGTGACGCTCGCGCTCAACAAGCCGCGCGGCGTCGTCTCCACGATGAACGACGAGCGGGGCCGGCCCGACCTGTCGGAGTTCGTGGGCGCCCGCCCGGAGCGGCTCTTCCACGTGGGCCGCCTCGACGCCGAGACCGAGGGCCTGCTGCTGCTGACGAACGACGGGGAACTGGCGCACCGGCTCGCCCACCCCTCCTACGAGGTGAGCAAGACCTACGTCGCCCGGGTGCAGGGGCGCGTGAGCCGTGGCCTCGGGCGGCGGCTGCTCGCGGGCGTCGAGCTCGAGGACGGGCCCGCGGCCGTGGACCGGTTCACCGTGCTGGAGCAGGCCGCGGACGCCTCGCTCGTGCAGGTCGTGCTCCACGAGGGCCGCAACCACATCGTGCGCCGGCTGCTGGCCGAGGTGGGCCACCCCGTGACCCGGCTCTCCCGCACCGACTTCGGGCCGATCCACCTCGGCACCCTCAAGCCCGGTCGCACCCGGGTCGTCGGCGGACAGGAGCTCGGCCGGCTCATGCGCGCCGTCGACCTGTGA